The genomic region AGCCTTCCTTGACTGCGGCTATTCACGACTTGGAAGAAGAAATCGGCATCGTTATCTTCAATCGTTCCAGCCGCGGTGTGACCCTCACTCCCGAAGGTGAAGAATTTATTGCTCAGGCAAATCAGCTTTACCATCATTACGAAACGGTTCTTGAAAATTACAACAAGGCGGAACAGAAAAAGAAGAAGTTTGCTGTTTCCACTCAGCACTATTCTTTTGCGGTGAAGTCCTTTGTGGACCTGGTGAAGCGTTATAATATCGATGATTACGAATTTGCCATTCGCGAGACCAAGACCAAGGAAGTCATTGATGATGTGGCTGCCCTTAAGAGTGAAATCGGTATTTTGTACTTGAGCGATTTCAACCGCAAGTACATTACTTATTTGCTGAAGGAACATGACCTGGAATTCCACAAGCTTATTGATTGTCATGCTTACGCCTATATGTGGAAGGATCATCCGCTAGCCAAGAAGAAGTCGGTGAACTTGGATGACCTTTCCCAGTATCCCTGCCTTTCCTTTGAACAGAGCGAAAGCGGCAGCTACTATTTTGCCGAAGAAATCCTCAGTACCAACGAATATCATAAGACCATCAAGGCCAATGACCGTGCCACCATGCTGAATTTGATGGTGGGCCTCAATGGTTATACCCTTTGTTCTGGCATTATCAGCGAAGAAATCAACGGTTCCGACTATGTGGCCGTGCCTTTCAAGGACGCCAAGGGTGAAGACGACCGCACCATGGAAATTGGCTATATCGTGAAGAAAAACTTCATGCTCAGCACTATTTGCCGATTCTACATCCAGGAAATGGAAAAATACCTGCAGGTTTACACCTCGGAGCACAAGAAATAGAGGTTTTTGCGAATTTCTTGATAGAAAAAGCCGGTTTTTGACCGGCTTTTTTGCTGAGCTGAGTTTACACGGTTTTTGCACATAAAGTAAGGGTGTTCTCGGTTTCAGGAACACTTTGTAATGTTTTTTTTGACAACTTTATCCAAGGCCTAAAACCCTCGAAAATGACGAATTTTGCCTAAAAACGGCAATTTTGTGACCATTATCACGGTTGGCTTGGATAAAACGTCCATAGGGATTTTTCAAAATGGTTTCTTTTTGTTAACCCAAAGTCTATCTTATTAATGTTAAATTTGGGTAAATAATTATGGTTACTTTTTCTGACATAGCAGATTACCGCGACTTCTTGAAGTCGTACTACGATCGTAAGAAGGCTGAGATGCCTTTCTACAGTTATCGTATGATGGGCGACAAGCTGGGATTGGATTCCAGCTACCTGTATCGCGTGCTGCAGAAGAAGCAGCATCTGCCTGCTCATGCCTTGGCCTCCGCCAAGGAAATTTTGGCTTTGTCTGGCCGTGAAGCAGAATACTTCGACCTGCTCTACACCGCTGCAGTGACTAAGGATAAGGGTAAACGTGAAGAATTGATTGCCAAGGCGTTGTCCCTTCGCGACGTTGACCGCCATAGTCTGCAGGCTGCTGAACTTAAGGTGCTCGAAAACTGGTGGATTCCGGCTGTTCGCGCCTACTTGGAACTTAATGGCGGGGTTGTGAACCTCAAGCAGATCGCCCATGACATCTGCCCGCCCATTTCCGAAGCCCAGGCCCAGGAAGCAATTGATACTCTTATGGAAGTTGGCCTCGTCAAGAAGATGGCTTCTGGCCGTCTGGCCCTGACCGATGCCCATTTGACCGCCGGCGGACCCGAAAAGAAGGTCGCAGTACGTAAATTCCAGAAGCAAGTGCTCTCTTTGGCCAGCGATTCTCTGGATAACGTCCCCGTTGACGAAAGAAATATTTCTACTCTTACCTTATCCGTTGATCAGGCATGCTTCGACGACTTGGGTGATATGCTTCGTGAATTCCGCCGTTTGGTCCAGAAGCGTGTCGACAGTTCCAAGAGCCCTGATCGTGTTATGCAACTTTCTATGGCGTTCTATCCTGTGGCCCGAAAGGGAGGGGTGGCTTCCGTCAAGGATACGGAGGATGGAACAAGGGAGTCTAAATGAAGCGTTGGGTGTGTTGTCATAAAGGATTAGTTGCAATGGGCGCAGTCAGTGCGTTCCTTGTGGGTTGTGGTTTCATGGGAGACCAGGCGTCTTCGACGTTTGAAACGGAAAATTCCGTAGCGCTGAGTGTCCAGCTGGCTGACGGTTCTCCGGCTGCACGCTCCTTGGTTAAGGTGCGTCCCGCAGATTACCTGGCTGGAACTTCCAATATTGATGGCGTCGATGCAGCTGATTTTAAGGATTCCATTGCTGGAATCTTTAACGGCAAGACGGACGACCGGGGCCGGTTGAACGTGCCCAAACTGAAATCCGGCAAGTATGCCGTGGAAGTTGAAAACGAAAAATCCAAGGGTTTTGCTCGCTTTGATGTAACTCCTTCGGAATGCGATTCTTTGGATGTTGGCCTGGCCAAGTCTGGTTCCATGGTGGGCCAGGTGGTTATGCCTGCAGGCCTGACTTC from Fibrobacter sp. harbors:
- a CDS encoding LysR family transcriptional regulator, with the translated sequence MTLQQLRYAIGIAKVGSFNKAAEALFISQPSLTAAIHDLEEEIGIVIFNRSSRGVTLTPEGEEFIAQANQLYHHYETVLENYNKAEQKKKKFAVSTQHYSFAVKSFVDLVKRYNIDDYEFAIRETKTKEVIDDVAALKSEIGILYLSDFNRKYITYLLKEHDLEFHKLIDCHAYAYMWKDHPLAKKKSVNLDDLSQYPCLSFEQSESGSYYFAEEILSTNEYHKTIKANDRATMLNLMVGLNGYTLCSGIISEEINGSDYVAVPFKDAKGEDDRTMEIGYIVKKNFMLSTICRFYIQEMEKYLQVYTSEHKK
- a CDS encoding DUF4423 domain-containing protein produces the protein MVTFSDIADYRDFLKSYYDRKKAEMPFYSYRMMGDKLGLDSSYLYRVLQKKQHLPAHALASAKEILALSGREAEYFDLLYTAAVTKDKGKREELIAKALSLRDVDRHSLQAAELKVLENWWIPAVRAYLELNGGVVNLKQIAHDICPPISEAQAQEAIDTLMEVGLVKKMASGRLALTDAHLTAGGPEKKVAVRKFQKQVLSLASDSLDNVPVDERNISTLTLSVDQACFDDLGDMLREFRRLVQKRVDSSKSPDRVMQLSMAFYPVARKGGVASVKDTEDGTRESK